The following coding sequences lie in one Alicyclobacillus curvatus genomic window:
- a CDS encoding dihydrodipicolinate synthase family protein, with translation MTAKRIHGISVISLTPFKDSGDVDVQSLRTLLDFYLNAGVHGVTLLGIMGESNKVTERERNVIVETAVEQVAGRVPVTVGCSAAGTYQTIEFVKKAQSAGADAVMVAPPPNLKNLNLVLDHYRRISDASDLPLVVQDEPTTTGVVLPPSFFADVVDKVPTAKYVKIEEAPTIMKVSRIHEATSGQLGLFGGLGGMYFYEELQRGATGIMTGFAYPEILVRVYELFTAGDKDEARRYFYQYLPLIRFEVQLGVTGVAIRKETYKLRGAIASSHVRAPAPTVDAQTLAELSDLVLFLGLGQESEK, from the coding sequence ATGACTGCAAAACGCATTCATGGCATTTCCGTCATATCCCTGACCCCCTTTAAAGACTCCGGTGACGTAGATGTACAAAGTCTGCGTACACTGCTCGATTTTTACCTCAATGCTGGCGTACACGGTGTGACGCTGCTTGGCATCATGGGCGAGTCAAATAAGGTGACAGAGCGGGAACGCAACGTCATTGTCGAAACCGCTGTGGAGCAGGTAGCGGGACGCGTGCCTGTCACAGTCGGGTGCTCCGCTGCCGGCACTTATCAAACCATCGAGTTCGTGAAGAAGGCACAATCAGCAGGGGCGGACGCTGTGATGGTGGCACCGCCGCCAAACCTCAAGAACTTAAACCTTGTTCTCGACCATTACAGGCGAATTTCAGACGCCTCTGACCTGCCCCTCGTTGTCCAGGATGAACCCACGACAACGGGCGTCGTATTGCCGCCAAGCTTTTTCGCAGACGTCGTCGACAAAGTCCCGACCGCGAAGTACGTGAAGATTGAAGAAGCGCCGACCATCATGAAGGTGTCGCGCATTCACGAAGCGACTAGTGGGCAACTGGGATTGTTCGGTGGGCTTGGGGGCATGTATTTTTATGAGGAACTCCAGCGCGGCGCAACTGGAATCATGACGGGATTTGCTTACCCCGAGATACTGGTTCGGGTGTATGAACTGTTTACCGCGGGGGACAAGGACGAGGCGAGACGGTACTTCTACCAGTACCTTCCGCTCATTCGCTTTGAGGTCCAACTGGGCGTAACGGGTGTGGCCATTCGCAAGGAGACGTACAAACTGCGGGGTGCGATTGCCTCGTCGCATGTCCGCGCACCGGCACCAACCGTAGATGCGCAGACGCTTGCTGAGTTGTCCGATCTCGTTTTGTTCCTCGGACTCGGTCAGGAATCTGAGAAATAG